A stretch of the Thunnus thynnus chromosome 7, fThuThy2.1, whole genome shotgun sequence genome encodes the following:
- the LOC137186886 gene encoding odorant receptor 131-2-like — protein MAKNSSLVGGESLMRSINYRVILVQILVAVFLCINFLLITTFFMKDFFYKTMRYILFANTLLSDCLILIISNILLIFDYFRATMQIWLCLIFYILSSVYILVTPFTLMAMTLERYVAICLPLRHVELCSTHRVLPCILIIHSLSAIPCIVDLSIFFASATLNFHKQYRVCSVEVFTFQRWQGHIRSSINQFYFVIMCVTIVFSYFKIMKVAKAASGENKKSTWKGLRTVILHAFQLLLCLIQLWCPFIEAAVLQIDFMLYINVRYFTYITFYLAPRCLSPLIYGLRDDKFFLALKYYALCGLYKKYSFHLTN, from the coding sequence ATGGCTAAAAACAGCtcactggttggtggtgaatcCTTAATGCGAAGCATTAATTACAGAGTCATTTTAGTTCAGATTTTGGTAGCAGTTTTCCTTTGCATTAACTTTCTGCTGATCACAACCTTTTTTATGAAGGATTTCTTCTATAAAACCATGCGCTACATCTTATTTGCTAATACATTACTGTCTGATTGTCTTATCTTGATTATATCAAATATCCTGCTCATCTTTGACTATTTTCGTGCGACCATGCAAATCTGGTTATGTctcattttctatattttgtcaTCCGTGTACATTCTAGTCACACCGTTTACTCTGATGGCAATGACCCTGGAGCGCTACGTGGCCATTTGCTTGCCTCTGCGGCATGTAGAGCTATGCTCCACACACAGAGTTCTGCCCTGCATCCTCATCATTCACAGCCTCAGCGCTATACCCTGTATTGTGGATCTCTCTATCTTCTTTGCATCAGCCACACTTAACTTCCATAAACAATACAGGGTATGCTCTGTGGAGGTGTTCACGTTTcaacgctggcagggtcatatTAGGTCATCTATAAATCAGTTCTACTTCGTTATCATGTGTGTAACCATTGTGTTctcttattttaaaataatgaaagtgGCCAAAGCTGCATCAGGAGAGAATAAAAAGTCAACATGGAAAGGGCTCAGGACAGTTATTCTTCATGCTTTCCAGCTGCTCCTCTGTCTCATCCAGCTGTGGTGCCCTTTCATAGAAGCTGCAGTACTTCAGATTGATTTCATGTTATACATTAATGTCAGATACTTTACCTACATAACTTTTTATCTTGCTCCCAGATGTCTGAGTCCTCTCATTTATGGCCTAAGAGATGACAAGTTTTTTCTTGCACTGAAATACTATGCTCTCTGTGGCTTGTACAAGAAATACTCTTTTCATTTGACAAATTAG